In Paraglaciecola sp. T6c, the sequence TTTTCACCATTTCCTCAGCGACTTCCACAGTTTCTTTATACATCTTACGACTATAATAAGAGGTCAACTTCAATGCATATGCATTTTTGTTGGGCTTATCATCCAGTGCGATAGACTTATTCAGAGGCGAAATCATATCTGCATATGCTTTCGTCTCATACAGCGCTTGCCCCATACGAAGATACACATCAGCATCTTCTTTACAGGTAAAGTCCATCCACTCTTGATAACGCTTAACAGCTTGTTCATAACGCTTTTCTTGCATGTTCAGATCTGCAATTAAACGTAAGGTACCAGCTTGTTCAGTGTCATTGAGCGCTTTAGCGTTTACTGACTTTTCCAAATATTCTAAGGCCTTGGGGCCAGATTCAGATTTAGTCGCTAACAAGTTACCGATAAATCTGTCTGTAAAAGCGCGGTCAAAAGTCTGCGACGTATCAATGTCATACAAAATAGACAGGGCTTCATCAACCAAATCTTCGTTGTATGCTTCGAACGCTTTTTGAACTTTTTTACCGGTTCTCTCACTAGGAATATTTGTAGGGCCACGTTTGTAACCAGGACAAACAATCGCTGCGGACTGAGCACTAACGAAACTGGAACTTAATGTAGAAGCAGCAAACGTTGCGCCAACCAACAATGTTTTAAAATATTTATTCATTATGATTGATCCAACTTAAAGTCTAACTGAACTTTCATACCGAACTGCTTCATAGGCTTACCGTCTTCAACCTTAGGCTTATACTTCCACTTTCTCAGTGCACGTTTAGCTTCACGGTCAAATACACGCTTAGGATCAGCTTCGATAACGTCGACATCTTCAACACCACCAACTTCATTAATGGTGAAAGACAGTTTAACCCACCCTTCTTTGCCATCACGAGCAGCCTGTGCAGGATACTTAGGTTCAATTCGAACGATAGGTGTTGCATCGCCATCTCGTTGCATTGCACCAACACCACCGATGTCAACTGAAGCTCCGCCAATATCGACAGCTGGCATATTGAAACTCAAGCCATCAGTATTAGCATCTGCTGTATCCGGCTCAACTGGCTCCAATTTAGGAGGCTGCTGGGGCGGAGGCGGAGGCGGAGGCGGTACACGAGTTCTAGTTTGAGTAGAATCATCCGGTGTAGACATAACAATATCAATTACAGGCGCAGGTGGTACCTTATCTGCTGGACGTGACGAGTTAGCAATTAACTTGGCCATGACAACAAATAATACAAACGCGATTACCCCACCAAGGAGTACAGAAACAATTAAACGTCCCATATTAGTTCCCCTTCGCAGCAATAGAAATGCGATCTATACCTGCAGCTTTGATTTGATCCATTACGTCGATCACCACACCATGTTCTGCATTTTCGTCAGCTTGAACTATTACAACATCTGAAGGCTGTTCAGCCATCAGGCGCTCTAAATTAGCACGAACACTGTCAACATCAATTTCACGCTTATCCATCCAGACGTCACCGTCTTCAGTAATTGCGATAAAGATGTTGGCATTCTTGGGCATAATCGCTTGCGTAGCACCAGGTTTGTTAACCTCGATGCCCGCTTCTTTAACGAAAACAGTCGTTACAATAAAGAAGATCAGCATGATAAACACGATGTCCAACATCGGCGTCATGTCTATCGCAGCATCTTCTTCTTCAACACGTACTTTGCGAGCCATAAATTCCTCTCTCTAATGATGGGGCAAACTGTCAACTAACTTTTCTTTAGCCATTTTTACTTTCGCCTCAAGACGAGAACTAAAAAATACGCCAGATAAAGCAGCGACCATCCCAGCCATCGTTGGAATCGTAGCCATTGAAATACCAGCAGCCATCAGGCGCGGGTTGCTTGTGCCTTGTGTTGCCATTGTTTCGAAAACGCCGATCATTCCGGTAACCGTTCCTAAAAGACCGATTAGTGGACACATTGCAACAAGAGTTTTAATCAACAACATTCTTGCACTAAGTCCATCGGATGCTTGCG encodes:
- a CDS encoding tetratricopeptide repeat protein, coding for MNKYFKTLLVGATFAASTLSSSFVSAQSAAIVCPGYKRGPTNIPSERTGKKVQKAFEAYNEDLVDEALSILYDIDTSQTFDRAFTDRFIGNLLATKSESGPKALEYLEKSVNAKALNDTEQAGTLRLIADLNMQEKRYEQAVKRYQEWMDFTCKEDADVYLRMGQALYETKAYADMISPLNKSIALDDKPNKNAYALKLTSYYSRKMYKETVEVAEEMVKIFPDNKANWTQLGFFYMLVEDYKKGLSTFEMAYDQGYLTKAAEIKALTQLYATNEIPYKAAVVFEKNVESGLIKRDDKALTNLANSWHQAKNHLKAAKYYGEAAKMNSDPDLYRKQGTLLLTAEKYSDALAALQKALDEGADDRGRIHMAMMEANFYTGKYRSAYKHVLEAKKDKSTSRSARSWEPYIKEKAKNRGITL
- a CDS encoding energy transducer TonB, translated to MGRLIVSVLLGGVIAFVLFVVMAKLIANSSRPADKVPPAPVIDIVMSTPDDSTQTRTRVPPPPPPPPQQPPKLEPVEPDTADANTDGLSFNMPAVDIGGASVDIGGVGAMQRDGDATPIVRIEPKYPAQAARDGKEGWVKLSFTINEVGGVEDVDVIEADPKRVFDREAKRALRKWKYKPKVEDGKPMKQFGMKVQLDFKLDQS
- a CDS encoding ExbD/TolR family protein → MARKVRVEEEDAAIDMTPMLDIVFIMLIFFIVTTVFVKEAGIEVNKPGATQAIMPKNANIFIAITEDGDVWMDKREIDVDSVRANLERLMAEQPSDVVIVQADENAEHGVVIDVMDQIKAAGIDRISIAAKGN
- a CDS encoding MotA/TolQ/ExbB proton channel family protein, with translation MLYLIELWESVRDFIAAGGDVLYVVALALFLMWVLMIERYWYLASVFPKMRKEIVSNWDAREDTTSWYAHRIRDAWISQASDGLSARMLLIKTLVAMCPLIGLLGTVTGMIGVFETMATQGTSNPRLMAAGISMATIPTMAGMVAALSGVFFSSRLEAKVKMAKEKLVDSLPHH